A part of Thiomicrorhabdus sediminis genomic DNA contains:
- a CDS encoding GGDEF domain-containing protein has protein sequence MQNSSNHNISKQLIIYLLLFSSLITLVLTAIQLNLNYRYDLGLIDQRFEQIQLTNVQSITQKAWTVNEKGLTDELQSILKLPDITYIEFIPNESSRKLISFGEKAEHRINHNVDIIYHYRNRDIKLGNLNISASLSNVYHRLIDTALIILVTQAIKTFAVSFFIFFLFQHLLTRHLSRIAEFLEDKNLINKANLLKLDRNENKWTHNDELGTLTQSINQMIVNSRETIHSLALTEQRLSQAQVLSNSGHWEYYIDKKEFHLNPQINSLLKLNEDLESLNLNEFLSLIITKHQNLFINQLELAEISDSSEAFELCLNNKGSDESFCFFVDIKLMQNQTDGSWLLGSMQDISHLIEQRNRLDFMANTDPLTGLANRNRFHIELESCLNRLRNMPNKSASVIIIDIDRFKEVNDALGHYAGDELLKMLSTRLQQAVSNHDRIARLGGDEFAFLISGGEVHAIAFIDELFKLTTQPFEVNGLQINVGLSAGVAITPEHSNNSHELLRQADIAMYNAKQKHSGYEIYSDYNDINSVRRLELITQLSSAIEASQFELYYQPKMTLTGQGTNLTVLKP, from the coding sequence ATCGCTACGACCTGGGATTGATTGACCAACGCTTCGAGCAAATTCAGCTCACCAATGTGCAGTCGATCACCCAAAAAGCTTGGACGGTAAATGAAAAAGGCCTGACAGATGAACTGCAGTCAATTCTCAAGCTACCTGATATCACCTATATCGAGTTCATCCCAAATGAAAGCTCGCGCAAATTGATTAGCTTCGGTGAAAAGGCAGAGCACCGCATTAATCATAATGTGGACATTATCTATCACTACCGCAACCGCGATATCAAGCTGGGCAACTTGAATATTTCGGCAAGCTTGTCCAATGTGTATCATCGCCTGATTGATACCGCCTTAATCATTCTGGTCACCCAAGCGATCAAAACCTTTGCGGTATCATTTTTTATCTTCTTTCTGTTTCAGCACTTGCTGACACGTCATTTGAGCAGAATCGCAGAGTTTCTCGAAGATAAGAATCTCATTAATAAAGCCAATCTACTTAAACTCGACCGTAACGAGAACAAGTGGACTCACAATGATGAGCTCGGCACTCTGACCCAATCAATCAACCAAATGATTGTCAACAGCCGTGAAACTATTCATTCCCTTGCCTTGACCGAACAAAGATTATCTCAGGCACAGGTGCTATCCAACAGCGGCCACTGGGAATACTATATTGATAAAAAAGAGTTTCACCTCAATCCGCAAATCAACTCTTTGCTTAAGCTTAATGAAGACCTTGAATCGCTCAACCTCAATGAATTTCTGAGTTTAATTATCACGAAACACCAGAATCTCTTTATCAATCAGCTCGAACTTGCTGAAATCAGCGACAGTAGCGAGGCTTTTGAGCTTTGTTTAAACAACAAGGGATCTGACGAGAGCTTCTGCTTTTTTGTCGATATCAAATTAATGCAAAATCAGACCGACGGCTCCTGGTTACTCGGTAGCATGCAAGACATCAGCCACCTGATTGAACAACGCAATCGCCTCGACTTCATGGCCAATACCGATCCTTTGACCGGGTTGGCAAACCGTAACCGCTTCCATATCGAGCTAGAGAGTTGCCTGAATCGTTTACGCAATATGCCAAATAAATCGGCTTCGGTCATCATTATTGATATTGACCGCTTTAAAGAGGTAAACGATGCATTAGGTCATTATGCAGGTGATGAACTGCTTAAAATGCTGAGCACGCGTTTGCAACAAGCGGTATCAAACCATGACCGCATTGCCCGACTCGGTGGCGACGAATTTGCTTTTTTGATTTCTGGTGGCGAAGTCCATGCGATTGCATTTATCGATGAGCTGTTCAAACTGACCACACAGCCCTTTGAAGTAAATGGCCTGCAGATCAATGTCGGCCTCAGTGCTGGTGTCGCGATTACACCGGAACACAGCAATAACAGCCATGAACTGCTCAGACAAGCAGATATCGCCATGTACAATGCCAAGCAAAAACATAGCGGCTATGAAATATATTCTGACTATAACGATATCAACAGCGTCAGACGTCTAGAACTGATTACTCAGCTCAGCTCGGCTATCGAAGCTTCCCAGTTCGAACTCTATTATCAGCCGAAAATGACGCTTACCGGTCAGGGTACCAATTTAACGGTGTTGAAGCCTTGA
- the lon gene encoding endopeptidase La: MTEKNLNNDAEMENNDTSASADKESNHADEVAAQPQESHAAENDDIDEQKIQIEVNEALAKKLIETAHAVLEGEHIASDDGEEGFFGHLARADQNLPNDIYLLPVKERPFFPGQQLPILLNRDSWDETYEAIRKSNSQYIGIIFVETENHDKAEPSDFTSMGTLVKIEDPKVKADYIQLIAEGVCRFEIERWVSGNAPYRARVSYPADINDGSTEEFKAYSLALMNAFRELLPLNPLYSEELKYFLNRYSTSEPSKLADFAAALTTAENAKLQDVLETLTLSERMEKVLALIKQEIEVTKLQFNIRERVEENLSDHQREFFLRQQLNEIQKELGMVKDDQTLDSDRFRERIEKLELSEEANKKAEEELSKLQMLDPQSPEYNVARNWLDWLTQLPWGIHSQDLLDLKRAKKVLDKGHDGLEDVKDRILEFLAVGALKGEVSGSIICLVGPPGVGKTSIGKSIAESLGRKFYRFSVGGMRDEAEIKGHRRTYIGAMPGKFIQALKDCETANPVIMLDEIDKIGASYQGDPASALLEVLDPEQNNEFMDHYMDIRFDLSNALFVCTANTLDSIPGPLLDRMEVIRLSGYITEEKVEIAKHHLWPSLLKEAGLSKQQVQITTPAIRHVIEGYAREAGVRNLKKQLAKLIRKLALKFVTTDLESFKIHVNELEEMLGQPRFQPEKMQQQIGTVTGLAWTSMGGATLSIEANRVHTLNRGFKLSGQLGDVMQESAGIAYSFIASNLQKYKADPEFFDKAFVHLHVPDGATPKDGPSAGVTMATALLSLARDEAIKTPLAMTGELSLNGLVLPVGGIREKVIAARRLGIKELILPEDNRKDYLELPDYLKEDMNTHFAKHFDDVARLTFNIRSKSQALKTYLAHKVENAAEDNASTISTQH; this comes from the coding sequence ATGACCGAGAAAAATCTGAACAACGACGCTGAAATGGAAAATAACGACACTTCAGCCTCCGCTGATAAAGAAAGCAATCATGCGGATGAGGTTGCTGCACAGCCACAAGAAAGTCATGCCGCTGAAAACGATGACATTGACGAGCAGAAAATTCAAATCGAGGTCAATGAAGCTTTGGCCAAAAAACTGATCGAAACCGCTCATGCGGTGCTCGAAGGTGAACATATTGCCAGTGACGATGGCGAAGAAGGTTTCTTTGGCCACCTGGCACGTGCCGACCAGAACCTGCCGAACGACATTTATCTGCTTCCGGTCAAGGAACGCCCTTTCTTTCCCGGACAGCAACTGCCTATTCTGTTAAACCGTGATAGCTGGGATGAGACCTATGAGGCAATCCGCAAATCAAACAGCCAATATATCGGTATTATTTTTGTCGAGACCGAAAATCACGACAAGGCCGAACCAAGCGACTTCACCTCAATGGGAACGCTGGTCAAAATCGAAGACCCGAAAGTAAAAGCCGATTACATTCAACTTATCGCCGAAGGCGTTTGTCGTTTTGAAATTGAACGCTGGGTGTCGGGTAATGCTCCTTACCGAGCTAGAGTCAGCTACCCTGCCGATATCAATGACGGTTCTACCGAAGAGTTCAAAGCCTACAGTCTGGCGTTAATGAATGCGTTTCGTGAATTACTGCCATTAAACCCGCTCTATAGTGAAGAACTGAAATACTTCCTTAACCGCTATAGCACCAGTGAACCGTCGAAATTAGCCGACTTTGCCGCGGCCTTGACCACTGCGGAAAATGCCAAATTGCAGGATGTGTTGGAAACACTGACTCTAAGTGAACGTATGGAAAAGGTACTGGCTTTGATCAAGCAAGAAATCGAAGTCACCAAGCTGCAATTCAATATCCGCGAGCGCGTCGAGGAGAACTTAAGCGATCATCAACGCGAGTTTTTCTTACGCCAGCAACTGAATGAGATCCAAAAAGAACTCGGTATGGTCAAAGATGACCAAACGCTGGATAGCGACCGTTTCCGTGAACGCATTGAAAAGCTCGAACTTTCCGAAGAGGCCAATAAAAAAGCCGAAGAGGAGCTTTCCAAACTTCAGATGCTTGATCCGCAATCACCTGAATACAATGTCGCCCGCAACTGGCTTGACTGGTTGACCCAACTACCTTGGGGCATTCACAGCCAAGACCTGCTTGATCTAAAACGGGCGAAAAAGGTTTTGGATAAAGGTCATGACGGCCTGGAAGACGTCAAAGACCGTATTCTCGAGTTTCTTGCTGTCGGCGCTTTGAAAGGTGAGGTCTCCGGTTCCATTATCTGCCTGGTGGGGCCACCGGGAGTAGGGAAAACCTCCATCGGTAAGTCGATTGCCGAATCTTTGGGGCGCAAGTTCTATCGTTTCTCGGTCGGAGGCATGCGTGATGAAGCCGAAATTAAAGGCCATCGCCGAACTTATATCGGTGCCATGCCAGGTAAGTTCATTCAAGCGCTTAAGGATTGTGAAACCGCCAACCCTGTGATTATGCTCGATGAAATCGATAAAATCGGTGCCTCTTATCAAGGTGACCCGGCCTCGGCGTTACTTGAGGTATTAGACCCGGAACAGAACAATGAGTTTATGGATCACTATATGGATATCCGTTTTGATCTATCCAACGCTCTGTTTGTCTGTACCGCAAATACCCTTGATAGCATTCCGGGGCCACTGTTGGATCGTATGGAAGTGATTCGTTTGTCGGGTTATATCACCGAAGAGAAAGTCGAAATCGCCAAACACCACCTATGGCCAAGCTTGCTTAAAGAAGCCGGCTTAAGCAAACAGCAGGTACAAATCACCACGCCTGCGATTCGCCATGTGATTGAGGGCTATGCACGTGAAGCCGGTGTGCGTAATTTGAAAAAACAACTTGCCAAACTGATTCGCAAATTGGCATTGAAGTTTGTCACCACCGACTTGGAGAGCTTTAAAATCCATGTCAACGAACTTGAGGAGATGCTCGGACAACCGCGCTTCCAGCCGGAGAAAATGCAGCAACAGATTGGAACCGTAACCGGTCTGGCGTGGACCTCAATGGGTGGTGCGACCTTGAGCATCGAAGCCAATCGAGTACACACCTTAAATCGGGGCTTTAAACTCTCCGGCCAACTCGGTGATGTGATGCAGGAATCTGCCGGTATCGCCTACAGTTTTATCGCCTCCAACCTGCAAAAATACAAGGCCGACCCGGAATTTTTCGATAAAGCTTTTGTCCATTTGCATGTACCGGACGGCGCTACCCCGAAAGACGGACCGAGTGCCGGCGTTACCATGGCGACGGCACTGCTGTCATTGGCTCGTGATGAAGCGATTAAAACCCCGCTTGCGATGACCGGTGAACTGAGTCTGAACGGTTTGGTTCTGCCTGTCGGCGGCATTCGTGAAAAGGTCATCGCCGCGCGTCGTTTGGGTATTAAAGAACTGATTCTGCCGGAGGATAATCGCAAGGACTATTTGGAACTGCCGGATTATTTGAAAGAGGATATGAACACTCACTTCGCCAAACATTTTGACGATGTCGCCCGCCTGACCTTCAATATTCGCAGTAAGTCACAGGCGCTAAAAACCTATTTGGCACATAAGGTCGAAAATGCCGCAGAAGATAATGCGAGCACAATTTCCACTCAGCATTAA
- a CDS encoding putative bifunctional diguanylate cyclase/phosphodiesterase, whose protein sequence is MIRWNHPTYGLIPPDEFIGFAEMSNTITPLTLWVLNSAIETHAQLTAYVPDSVMSINVSSRNLYDRGFPEQVAQLIKDKKANPKHFILEITESAIMEEPQQAAQTIQALSEMGFDISIDDFGTGYSSLAYLKNLAVNELKIDRTFVSDMTSDDNDYKIVKSTIDLAHNLGLSVTAEGVETEEIEQILLQLNCDITQGYYYSKPLPFAELIDWIKAQSPNK, encoded by the coding sequence TTGATTCGCTGGAATCATCCAACCTACGGGCTGATTCCGCCCGATGAATTTATCGGCTTTGCCGAAATGAGCAATACCATTACCCCTCTGACGCTCTGGGTACTGAATTCGGCAATTGAAACCCATGCACAGCTTACAGCGTATGTTCCTGACAGCGTAATGTCGATTAATGTGTCTTCGAGAAATCTCTATGACAGAGGCTTCCCGGAACAGGTGGCGCAGCTAATCAAGGACAAAAAAGCCAACCCGAAACACTTTATTCTGGAAATCACCGAAAGTGCCATTATGGAAGAACCGCAGCAAGCGGCACAGACCATTCAAGCGCTATCAGAAATGGGCTTTGATATTTCCATTGATGATTTCGGTACCGGCTACTCTTCGCTCGCTTACTTGAAGAACCTGGCCGTCAACGAACTGAAGATCGACCGCACCTTTGTCAGTGACATGACGAGTGACGATAATGATTATAAGATCGTTAAATCAACCATCGATCTGGCGCACAACTTAGGACTCAGCGTCACCGCTGAGGGGGTCGAGACAGAGGAAATCGAACAAATTCTTCTGCAATTGAATTGTGACATTACCCAAGGTTACTATTACAGCAAACCCTTACCGTTTGCGGAGCTTATCGACTGGATAAAAGCACAAAGCCCTAATAAATAG
- the mog gene encoding molybdopterin adenylyltransferase, with protein sequence MQNNEIKIGFVTVSDRASRGEYEDLGGPAMQEWIGKALANPWTAVATVIEDEQALIESTLKDMVDNQGCSLILTTGGTGPAKRDVTPEATETVCDKILDGFAEQMRAVSLQYVPTAILSRQIAGTRGSCLIINLPGKPSAIAECLEAVFPAVPYCIDLIEGAYLQTNDEFVKGFRPKHAKKPSA encoded by the coding sequence ATGCAAAATAATGAAATAAAAATCGGTTTTGTCACCGTATCGGATCGAGCGAGCCGCGGAGAATACGAAGATTTGGGCGGTCCGGCTATGCAAGAGTGGATTGGCAAGGCATTGGCCAACCCGTGGACAGCGGTTGCAACCGTGATTGAAGATGAACAAGCTTTAATCGAAAGCACTCTGAAAGACATGGTCGACAATCAAGGTTGCAGCCTGATTTTGACCACGGGGGGGACCGGTCCTGCAAAACGCGATGTGACACCGGAAGCGACGGAAACTGTTTGCGATAAAATTCTTGATGGTTTCGCCGAGCAAATGCGCGCGGTCTCTTTGCAATATGTGCCGACAGCGATCCTTTCTCGTCAGATTGCCGGCACCCGTGGCAGTTGCTTGATCATCAACTTGCCGGGTAAGCCCTCGGCGATTGCCGAATGTCTGGAAGCGGTTTTTCCGGCGGTGCCTTATTGCATTGATCTGATTGAAGGCGCTTATTTGCAAACCAATGATGAATTCGTCAAAGGTTTTCGTCCTAAACACGCTAAAAAACCGAGTGCATAA
- a CDS encoding carbonic anhydrase — protein sequence MKHLCLKTLALTVSAICATNALAVTKNEPPLVDLGAEMKAKTGGVPKVTYEDREKTTPKPPKPEEKVEAKSSATEADSEDKHAVEKKDNPHWSYRGETGPNFWGEMSSQFATCKEGKNQSPINLNDAKGVGTTNLPELSISYQDVPYRVTNNGHTLQVGYPLGSYIKVGEHRYELMQFHFHTPSEHQKEGFNYPMEVHMVHKDGQGNFAVMAVIFREGAFNETLQTVLDNQPKQIDKQQIFKNVVLNPVMFMPANTEYYNYSGSLTTPPCSEGVYWMVFKHPIEASVEQLQQMNEIMGDNHRPVQPLNARNVLKSWADNSQLQEPPMYEYY from the coding sequence ATGAAACACTTGTGTTTGAAAACCCTGGCACTGACGGTGTCGGCGATTTGTGCAACGAATGCTTTGGCGGTAACCAAGAACGAACCGCCATTGGTGGATTTGGGTGCCGAGATGAAAGCCAAAACCGGTGGTGTGCCTAAGGTGACTTATGAGGATCGAGAAAAAACAACGCCTAAACCGCCTAAGCCGGAAGAAAAGGTAGAAGCCAAATCAAGCGCCACTGAAGCCGACAGCGAAGATAAACACGCCGTTGAGAAAAAAGACAATCCGCATTGGAGTTATCGAGGTGAAACCGGGCCGAATTTTTGGGGAGAAATGTCTTCGCAATTCGCTACCTGTAAAGAAGGGAAAAACCAGTCTCCCATCAATCTTAATGATGCCAAAGGGGTTGGAACGACCAATCTGCCGGAACTGTCGATTTCTTATCAGGATGTGCCTTACCGGGTCACCAATAATGGCCACACGCTTCAGGTCGGTTATCCATTAGGCAGTTATATAAAGGTAGGTGAACACCGTTATGAATTGATGCAGTTTCATTTCCATACGCCGAGCGAACATCAGAAAGAAGGCTTCAATTATCCGATGGAAGTGCACATGGTGCATAAAGACGGGCAAGGAAATTTTGCGGTGATGGCGGTGATTTTCCGTGAAGGGGCTTTCAATGAGACGTTGCAAACCGTGTTGGATAATCAGCCTAAACAGATCGATAAGCAGCAGATTTTCAAAAATGTGGTTTTAAATCCGGTCATGTTTATGCCGGCGAATACCGAATATTATAATTACAGCGGTTCCTTGACCACGCCACCTTGCAGTGAAGGGGTGTATTGGATGGTCTTTAAACACCCGATTGAAGCTTCGGTGGAGCAGTTACAGCAGATGAATGAGATTATGGGTGATAATCATCGGCCGGTTCAGCCACTCAATGCGCGAAATGTTTTGAAGTCTTGGGCGGACAATAGTCAACTGCAAGAACCACCTATGTATGAATACTACTGA
- the prmB gene encoding 50S ribosomal protein L3 N(5)-glutamine methyltransferase: MSNFSYQYEGLETVIDFVRWGGTLFSKAELYFGHGTDNAFDDAKVLVFHVLNLPQQIPDNYWQARLTLQEREKVKELFQIRIETRKPSAYITGEAWFAGLRFIVNESTLVPRSPIAELIAERFQPWVDADEVTDVLDMCTGSGCIGIASLQAFPNANVDLVDISGDALQVAQQNIEHYGLQGVANTIESDLFSNLAGKKYDLIVSNPPYVDQIEMDALPEEYKQEPSLGLAAGDDGLDLVRKILAQAAAHLKDDGVLIVEVGVSQYFVEQIYAELPLYWFAFDNGGEGVFAIQKSELELFQEFLDEQVI, from the coding sequence ATGAGCAATTTTAGTTACCAATATGAAGGTTTGGAAACGGTTATTGATTTTGTCCGCTGGGGCGGAACCCTGTTTAGTAAAGCCGAGCTGTATTTTGGTCACGGAACCGATAACGCGTTTGATGATGCCAAGGTATTGGTGTTTCATGTCCTCAATCTACCGCAACAAATTCCAGATAATTACTGGCAAGCTCGCTTGACTTTACAGGAGCGTGAAAAGGTCAAGGAGCTGTTTCAGATTCGTATTGAAACGCGCAAACCTTCGGCCTATATTACCGGTGAAGCCTGGTTTGCCGGGCTACGTTTTATTGTTAATGAATCGACTTTGGTGCCGCGTTCACCGATTGCGGAATTGATTGCCGAGCGTTTTCAGCCTTGGGTTGATGCCGATGAGGTTACCGATGTCTTGGATATGTGTACTGGTAGCGGCTGTATCGGTATCGCTTCATTGCAGGCATTTCCGAATGCGAATGTCGATCTGGTCGATATCTCGGGTGATGCGCTTCAGGTCGCGCAGCAGAATATCGAACACTATGGATTGCAGGGGGTCGCGAATACGATCGAATCAGACTTGTTCAGTAACCTAGCCGGCAAAAAGTATGATCTGATTGTCTCCAATCCGCCTTATGTCGACCAGATCGAGATGGATGCCTTACCGGAAGAATACAAGCAGGAGCCCAGTTTAGGGCTTGCCGCCGGTGATGATGGGTTGGACTTGGTACGCAAGATTCTTGCTCAGGCCGCGGCCCACCTGAAAGATGACGGTGTTTTGATTGTTGAAGTCGGTGTGTCGCAATATTTTGTCGAACAGATTTATGCTGAATTACCACTTTATTGGTTTGCATTCGATAATGGCGGAGAAGGTGTATTCGCCATTCAAAAATCGGAACTGGAGTTGTTTCAGGAGTTTTTGGACGAGCAGGTTATCTAG